DNA from Acetomicrobium sp. S15 = DSM 107314:
GGCACATTGAGGTGGGGATGGTTTTGACACAATAGACAGATCATCTTGCGACAACTCAGAATAAGTATGTGGGGATGGTCGCGCGGGCAACCATGAACGTCGGGATCGTGGGCGCAAAACCTCCACTTGCCGTCGACACCCTGGACCCTGTGCACAACTCCTGCTTCCTCCAAGAGCGATACAGTGATTGGGAAGAATATAATCCCCGCGGCCATCACCACCTTGCTCGTGACGCCGTAAC
Protein-coding regions in this window:
- a CDS encoding ABC transporter permease subunit, which codes for GCAACYFHVLSQDCRTCSSPLLVASQAIPVFALAPLLIVWLGYGVTSKVVMAAGIIFFPITVSLLEEAGVVHRVQGVDGKWRFCAHDPDVHGCPRDHPHILILSCRKMICLLCQNHPHLNVP